Proteins encoded by one window of Companilactobacillus ginsenosidimutans:
- a CDS encoding TetR/AcrR family transcriptional regulator — MAVDRRIVRTKDAIRSSIIELAKTKPIDKITITAISKQANISRKTFYERYSSVDNLLDDIRQQLMDEFNSIFQPPLIIGDDINQGSVYRYLKFAKDHKDLLGILNNSDEGFLKKALHDRGPDLQRFLISSGEFDERTAKIITPWLLEFYIKGVEHLTTTWLTSKEHVSEEDMSKLMINIFKAPVLSIKAKNDLVEKNR; from the coding sequence ATGGCTGTAGATAGACGAATCGTCAGAACTAAGGATGCAATTAGGTCCTCAATAATAGAATTAGCCAAGACCAAACCAATTGACAAAATCACTATTACCGCCATTTCCAAGCAGGCAAACATTAGTCGAAAAACATTTTACGAACGATATTCAAGTGTCGATAATCTTCTCGACGACATCCGTCAACAGCTAATGGATGAGTTCAACAGCATCTTCCAACCCCCACTTATTATTGGTGACGATATCAACCAAGGGTCCGTTTATCGGTATTTGAAGTTTGCAAAAGACCATAAGGATTTATTAGGTATTTTAAACAATAGTGACGAAGGATTCTTAAAAAAAGCTTTGCACGATCGTGGTCCTGATTTACAAAGGTTCCTAATCTCTTCAGGAGAATTTGACGAGCGCACTGCAAAAATAATTACACCCTGGTTGTTAGAATTTTACATTAAGGGTGTTGAACATCTAACCACTACTTGGTTAACTTCAAAAGAACATGTCTCTGAAGAAGACATGTCAAAGCTAATGATCAACATCTTCAAGGCGCCAGTACTTTCTATTAAAGCAAAAAATGATTTAGTCGAAAAAAATAGATAA
- a CDS encoding DUF262 domain-containing HNH endonuclease family protein — MANLEDLIQARTKSLDKYLQNDKDTNFLIPFSQRKYEWDKPEVRRLFNDLTSLYGLSNDEVHMLNFFTFSRDDENNLKIFDGQQRTVTCMLILAVIAQKLYQSGDTEAAEQISDSYFIKKDKLRKETPVQQKLTFDSAEDNEFFYKVTNFQFNLEEEFESKKPNEYINNQKTIARNMIFIDQLLNEFIKSNENVDLSKLVVSITDRTLLVEFIANSEEIALSMFESLNNTGKSIEKYYVLKNDMVKCLGEDEVKPIWNVIDANLSELNHNSFLNATATLFKGKTTNKVALENLYSNTDINSIEDMKQLLVFLREASEEYLKICNANQMEYSDTRIRDTYRRYIKNLSVFNMKQHIPVILAMLMINTDLKDINRVLRVILEFTVKNFYFDEQKANKIELKFTSYANKVYNKEMSIDILIESIQKLCIDDKQLHEAILNKTISQNSRIAFILRETYNYAYQNKEIEVSGINNDVEHILPRNPDENSKWMSWFADDELREKWTYSIGNLTLWFEKDNRGSKNADFDKKKEKYIDSSLEENRRIASNDQWTIHEIQNRANYLADEIIQAFDD; from the coding sequence ATGGCAAACTTAGAGGACCTAATTCAAGCTCGTACAAAAAGCTTGGATAAATATTTACAAAATGACAAAGATACTAATTTTTTGATTCCATTCTCACAACGAAAATATGAATGGGATAAGCCAGAAGTTAGAAGATTATTTAATGATTTAACCTCATTATATGGATTAAGTAATGATGAAGTACATATGTTGAATTTCTTTACATTTTCGAGAGATGACGAAAACAATTTAAAAATTTTTGATGGGCAACAAAGGACAGTCACTTGTATGTTAATACTTGCCGTTATTGCTCAAAAATTATATCAGTCTGGTGATACTGAAGCGGCGGAACAAATTAGTGATTCATATTTTATTAAGAAAGATAAATTACGAAAAGAAACCCCAGTTCAACAGAAATTAACATTTGACTCTGCAGAAGACAACGAGTTTTTCTACAAGGTAACAAATTTTCAATTTAATCTAGAAGAAGAATTTGAATCAAAGAAGCCTAATGAGTATATAAATAACCAAAAAACTATTGCTAGAAATATGATTTTTATTGATCAACTCCTAAATGAATTTATCAAATCCAATGAGAATGTAGATTTATCAAAATTGGTCGTTTCTATAACAGATAGAACATTATTAGTTGAATTTATTGCGAATTCGGAAGAGATTGCTTTAAGTATGTTTGAATCGCTAAACAATACCGGTAAATCTATCGAAAAATATTATGTTCTCAAAAACGATATGGTTAAATGTCTTGGAGAAGATGAGGTTAAACCAATTTGGAACGTAATTGATGCCAATTTGAGTGAGTTAAATCATAATAGCTTTTTGAATGCTACCGCTACTCTTTTCAAAGGTAAGACGACAAACAAGGTTGCCCTTGAGAATCTGTATAGTAATACAGATATAAATTCCATAGAGGATATGAAGCAACTTTTGGTCTTCTTACGAGAAGCCTCAGAAGAATATCTTAAGATCTGTAATGCCAATCAGATGGAATACAGCGACACAAGAATTAGGGATACATACAGACGATATATTAAAAATCTGTCGGTGTTTAACATGAAACAACATATTCCAGTAATCCTTGCAATGCTTATGATTAACACAGATTTAAAAGATATCAACCGCGTTCTTCGTGTGATTTTGGAATTCACAGTTAAAAACTTTTATTTTGATGAACAAAAGGCCAACAAAATTGAGTTGAAGTTCACTAGTTATGCAAATAAGGTTTACAACAAAGAAATGTCCATAGATATTTTAATTGAGTCAATTCAAAAACTGTGTATTGATGACAAGCAATTGCATGAAGCTATTCTTAATAAGACAATTTCACAAAATTCAAGAATCGCATTTATTCTGCGAGAAACTTACAATTATGCATACCAAAATAAAGAAATTGAAGTAAGTGGTATAAATAATGATGTGGAGCATATTTTACCAAGAAATCCGGATGAAAACAGTAAGTGGATGAGTTGGTTTGCAGATGATGAGCTTAGAGAAAAATGGACATATTCAATTGGTAACCTTACATTATGGTTCGAAAAGGATAATAGGGGTTCAAAGAATGCCGATTTCGATAAGAAAAAAGAGAAGTATATTGATAGTAGTCTTGAGGAGAATAGACGGATTGCTTCAAACGATCAATGGACGATTCATGAAATACAAAATCGTGCCAATTATTTAGCAGATGAAATAATACAGGCATTTGATGACTAA
- a CDS encoding type II TA system antitoxin MqsA family protein produces MSEHIETISQTFNVRNENITVESDAMVDDNTGKLISNIQLDDKAIQKAFDVYRDQHDILFPKQIVELRSKYGLSQRAFSKLLGIGAATIARYERGVLPTESINALLSQMREETSLESFFKNNKSRLNVSDQEHIVEVLSKSQQSELQGSLEQIYLERNGNNSANLFDGFKSFDYETFKNMVVYFIQQSDELTETRLNKLMFYSDVSYFKTNAVSISGATYFMNSLGPEMKDLQLLLLSLHDNKSIDENISAKSEEVFYTTSNIFDSRLFYQDQISTMEIQIERFKELSIHEICDYSRNEFQYLDQSSEKQISYKALIE; encoded by the coding sequence ATGAGTGAGCATATTGAAACTATCAGTCAAACATTTAACGTTCGAAATGAGAACATCACGGTGGAGTCTGATGCAATGGTGGATGACAATACTGGAAAGCTAATATCCAATATACAGCTAGATGACAAAGCAATTCAAAAAGCATTTGATGTATATAGAGATCAACATGATATTTTATTTCCAAAACAAATTGTCGAGCTTCGATCTAAATACGGTTTAAGTCAAAGAGCATTTTCTAAATTATTAGGGATTGGTGCTGCCACAATTGCTCGTTATGAGCGAGGTGTGCTACCAACTGAAAGTATTAACGCATTGTTATCACAGATGAGAGAAGAGACTTCACTTGAATCGTTTTTTAAAAATAACAAATCCAGATTGAACGTATCTGATCAAGAACATATTGTTGAGGTTTTAAGCAAAAGTCAACAATCTGAATTACAAGGCAGTTTAGAACAAATTTATTTGGAAAGAAACGGGAACAATTCTGCCAATCTCTTTGATGGATTTAAAAGCTTTGATTACGAAACTTTCAAAAATATGGTGGTCTATTTTATTCAGCAATCCGACGAACTGACTGAAACCCGATTAAATAAATTAATGTTTTATTCGGACGTAAGCTACTTTAAAACCAATGCAGTATCGATTAGTGGAGCCACATATTTTATGAATAGTCTTGGACCAGAAATGAAGGATTTGCAGTTACTATTATTGAGTCTTCATGATAATAAGAGTATTGATGAAAATATCAGTGCTAAATCTGAGGAAGTTTTCTATACCACATCGAATATTTTTGATTCAAGGCTTTTTTACCAAGATCAAATATCAACAATGGAAATACAGATAGAAAGGTTCAAGGAGCTGTCAATCCATGAAATTTGTGATTATTCTCGAAATGAATTCCAATATTTAGATCAATCATCTGAAAAACAAATCTCGTATAAAGCTTTGATTGAATAG
- a CDS encoding AAA family ATPase, with protein sequence MFTSLTMKNYKSFDNITINFEAKKNHPKKLMAIFGENGSGKSTILSAFSKLRLSINTISNIEKLNNLSPSKIAETKTEWISQISTMDLNSNFTNVNNIFKDSIMVASTGPMVINFEFILNGHKGNYELVFQNGDNNQPYLVSETLNFLINKVSGTLFSIKYDSNNNISIIQSPKLVQKSAILKINDYINEYWGDHTFLSIINQFASENFTSKNLFAVLNFFKSMGLKTDETNIVNNTVNLLTSENSIDNQSLIKTTELALNKYLIPLLDDISGVRYKTVINLHNEIEYELWEKKRIYGKYVEIKFSFESNGIKNILKLFPHILNAIGGNVELIDDIDHGLHTMITKQIVENIEENIDGQLIFTTSDTHLMTQLKKKYIYIIWVDSVGNKAVYSLDTVQFKVRKNNNIEKIYIDGGLNGIPFSSDVNFYDIVEGLKNSNE encoded by the coding sequence ATGTTCACTTCGTTAACGATGAAAAATTATAAATCATTTGATAACATTACCATCAACTTTGAAGCCAAAAAGAATCACCCAAAAAAATTGATGGCAATCTTTGGGGAAAACGGTTCTGGGAAGTCTACTATTCTTTCAGCATTCAGCAAACTCCGTCTTTCAATAAACACAATTTCAAACATAGAAAAATTAAACAACTTATCACCTTCTAAAATTGCTGAAACCAAGACTGAATGGATCAGCCAAATATCTACTATGGATTTGAATTCAAATTTTACGAACGTTAATAACATTTTCAAAGATTCTATAATGGTTGCATCCACTGGTCCTATGGTTATCAATTTTGAGTTCATTTTGAACGGTCATAAGGGTAATTACGAATTGGTTTTCCAGAATGGAGATAATAACCAACCGTATCTTGTATCTGAGACTTTGAATTTTCTAATAAATAAAGTATCTGGAACACTATTTTCAATCAAATACGATTCCAACAACAACATTTCAATTATTCAAAGTCCAAAACTGGTACAAAAATCTGCAATACTAAAGATTAACGATTACATAAATGAATATTGGGGAGATCATACGTTCCTTTCTATTATTAATCAGTTTGCTAGTGAGAATTTTACTTCAAAGAACCTATTTGCAGTTTTGAATTTTTTCAAGTCGATGGGTTTAAAAACAGATGAAACCAATATCGTGAATAATACAGTTAATCTTTTAACCAGTGAAAATTCTATAGATAACCAGTCATTAATAAAAACCACCGAATTGGCATTAAACAAATATTTAATACCTCTTTTGGACGACATTTCCGGAGTTAGATATAAAACAGTCATCAATCTTCATAACGAAATTGAGTATGAACTTTGGGAAAAAAAACGTATCTATGGAAAGTATGTTGAGATCAAGTTTTCTTTCGAATCAAACGGTATCAAAAATATATTGAAACTATTTCCACACATTCTCAATGCAATCGGCGGAAATGTTGAACTCATTGACGATATTGATCATGGGCTCCACACAATGATAACCAAACAAATCGTCGAAAATATTGAAGAAAATATTGATGGACAGTTAATTTTCACAACCTCAGATACACATCTGATGACGCAATTAAAGAAAAAATATATCTATATTATTTGGGTGGATTCGGTCGGAAATAAAGCTGTGTATAGTCTAGATACTGTGCAATTTAAAGTTAGAAAGAATAATAATATTGAAAAGATTTATATTGATGGTGGCCTCAATGGAATACCTTTTTCCAGTGATGTAAATTTTTATGATATCGTCGAAGGGTTGAAAAATTCCAATGAATAA
- a CDS encoding Bax inhibitor-1/YccA family protein, with product MQTIDKAKATGLARFTSLVYLYTGLGIALWMLVANAMAKNATISKAILSMGGSHPFIFSVAVIAISFGFINMAMRFAQRSYLMTFISYVLFIAIFATIGVPIFFIYSAAAITQALTVTSVIFIVSAAYGLITKRDLTKWSRTLMIGLISIIVVSLINLLIFKSSLVMLLVNIAIVIIFLFYIAFDSQNIKAIYNNAQGSENLGAIALVASINLVLDFVNLFMSLLSIFGGGDN from the coding sequence ATGCAAACTATAGATAAAGCTAAAGCCACTGGTTTGGCTCGTTTCACTTCCCTTGTGTACTTGTACACTGGTTTGGGGATTGCGTTATGGATGTTGGTTGCTAATGCCATGGCTAAGAATGCTACGATTTCGAAAGCTATTTTGTCCATGGGTGGGAGTCATCCATTCATTTTCTCAGTTGCGGTAATTGCAATTTCGTTTGGTTTCATTAATATGGCGATGCGATTTGCCCAGAGATCTTACTTGATGACGTTCATCAGTTATGTGTTGTTCATTGCGATATTTGCGACGATTGGTGTTCCAATCTTCTTCATTTATTCAGCGGCAGCAATCACACAAGCATTAACAGTTACATCGGTAATCTTCATTGTATCTGCAGCCTACGGGCTTATTACTAAACGTGATTTAACAAAATGGAGTAGAACTTTGATGATTGGTTTGATTTCAATCATCGTCGTATCATTGATAAACTTGTTAATCTTCAAGAGTAGCCTAGTTATGTTACTCGTTAACATTGCAATCGTGATTATTTTCTTGTTCTACATCGCCTTTGATTCACAAAACATCAAAGCAATTTATAACAATGCCCAAGGTTCAGAAAACTTAGGCGCAATCGCCTTAGTTGCCTCAATCAACTTGGTTCTAGACTTCGTAAACTTGTTCATGAGTCTACTATCAATTTTCGGTGGCGGCGACAATTAG
- a CDS encoding FAD:protein FMN transferase, producing the protein MGMINKKYYALGTLINLSVAEPATTADLDAAYKLIQDYEDKLTVNRPESEVMSINHNAGIKAVSVPEDTYGLIKLAVETSQLHLGFNVAIGPLVKLWKIGFKGANKPLDSDIKTKLTEIDPAQIELNDEEHSVFLKQPGMEIDLGGIAKGWIADRIKEMWLKSGVESGIVDLGGNVLLVGRSLRPDSMWKIGIQNPVEKRNVPVGILHTTEKSIGTSGIYERKLVIDGHEYHHMFDSKTGYPIANNLASVTIISDKSVDGEIWSTLGFYQGIEKGMAMIEEQPGIEAIFITRDLEVFSTSGLKDSFTII; encoded by the coding sequence ATGGGAATGATAAATAAGAAGTATTACGCATTAGGTACATTGATCAATTTGTCCGTTGCTGAACCTGCTACGACTGCAGACTTAGATGCTGCTTACAAGTTGATTCAGGATTACGAGGATAAACTGACAGTCAATCGTCCTGAGTCAGAAGTTATGTCGATTAACCATAATGCCGGAATTAAGGCGGTTTCCGTTCCAGAGGACACATATGGATTAATCAAATTAGCTGTCGAGACCAGTCAATTGCATCTTGGATTCAACGTTGCCATCGGACCATTGGTTAAGCTTTGGAAAATTGGTTTCAAGGGTGCCAACAAGCCATTAGATTCAGATATTAAGACTAAGCTTACTGAAATTGACCCAGCTCAAATTGAACTCAATGATGAGGAACATTCAGTGTTCTTGAAACAACCTGGCATGGAAATTGACCTCGGTGGTATCGCGAAAGGCTGGATTGCGGATAGAATCAAAGAGATGTGGCTTAAGTCTGGTGTTGAATCAGGTATCGTCGACCTTGGTGGAAACGTTCTATTAGTAGGCAGAAGTCTCAGACCAGATTCTATGTGGAAAATTGGAATTCAAAATCCAGTGGAGAAAAGGAATGTCCCTGTCGGTATACTGCATACAACCGAAAAATCCATTGGTACGTCAGGTATTTACGAGCGTAAGCTAGTGATAGATGGTCATGAATATCATCACATGTTTGATTCGAAAACTGGCTATCCCATCGCAAACAATCTTGCCAGTGTAACTATCATCAGTGATAAGTCAGTTGATGGTGAAATTTGGTCAACGCTTGGTTTTTATCAAGGTATTGAAAAGGGTATGGCCATGATTGAAGAACAGCCTGGAATTGAAGCCATTTTCATTACTAGAGATCTGGAAGTGTTTAGCACCAGTGGGTTGAAAGATTCATTTACGATAATTTAA
- a CDS encoding FAD-binding protein: MFKSVNSNWDATYDVIVLGFGGAGATAARFAADNGAKVLIVDSAPEGHEGGNTRYAGQVISTGHDLDDLRNYYDDLAHPLSYDHELMETYVEGLYDMPNFVKKYLGVEKPFVMDEHPDSPVSKALFFMRHEYPELRGQKTHDLVALHEGVADSALWKNLRQQVLDRSDKIDVLYETPAEYLYQDPYINAVVGVEIKRNGESLKVKANNGVVMATGGFENNPKMIENYLGETSLNPIGSLYNKGIGVKMAEDVGAQLYNMANYESYGIFHGLTPKPEAGQRSQFLPFDWPAFHQGSLMVVGDDGTRYFNEDEMHRHGHIKNHGEWRIPNAQIHPYVIFDQKKYVELKSDKNAPYPEFLKLVIEADDIKELAKVLGVNAKTLKGTIKDFNRFAKKGRDYAYNRDGDTLTAFDDEGPYYAIAMVQGLLNTQGGPVHNAKTEVVDPDGNVIPHLYAVGELGSLMGRKYNGGSNLAENLIFGKIAGEQAAKIKAQVEVPNTNGAGSTDATAGASENAAPVNNGTAGLGSDAVEESFETGPNQFIGKSTAGMGNEVVVRVTVDDDNNIKDVEVLKQSESEDYGLKAIKELPKEIVAKNSVDVDSISGASASSNAIKEAVTNALKLAKKVTE; the protein is encoded by the coding sequence ATGTTTAAAAGTGTAAATTCAAACTGGGACGCAACTTATGATGTAATCGTCCTTGGTTTCGGTGGTGCCGGTGCTACTGCTGCCCGCTTCGCAGCTGATAACGGTGCTAAAGTCTTGATTGTCGACTCAGCTCCCGAGGGTCATGAAGGTGGAAATACTCGATATGCCGGACAAGTTATTTCAACTGGCCACGACCTTGACGATTTGAGAAATTATTATGATGATTTGGCACATCCATTGTCATATGATCACGAACTTATGGAAACATACGTTGAAGGATTGTACGACATGCCTAATTTTGTCAAAAAGTATCTCGGTGTTGAAAAGCCATTCGTAATGGATGAACACCCAGACTCACCGGTTTCAAAAGCCTTGTTCTTCATGCGCCACGAATATCCAGAACTACGTGGTCAAAAGACACACGATTTGGTTGCCTTACACGAAGGCGTCGCCGATTCAGCTCTCTGGAAAAATCTTCGTCAACAAGTACTCGACCGTTCCGATAAAATCGATGTCTTGTACGAAACTCCAGCTGAATACTTGTATCAAGATCCATACATCAACGCCGTTGTTGGTGTTGAAATTAAACGTAATGGTGAATCACTTAAAGTCAAGGCTAACAACGGTGTAGTCATGGCAACTGGTGGTTTCGAAAACAATCCTAAGATGATTGAAAACTATCTTGGTGAAACTAGCCTCAATCCTATCGGATCCCTTTACAATAAAGGTATCGGCGTCAAAATGGCCGAAGATGTAGGAGCCCAGCTATACAATATGGCTAATTACGAGTCATACGGAATATTCCATGGGTTGACACCTAAACCCGAAGCCGGTCAGCGTTCACAATTTCTCCCATTCGATTGGCCTGCATTCCACCAAGGCAGCTTGATGGTTGTCGGCGACGACGGGACACGTTACTTCAATGAGGATGAGATGCATCGCCACGGTCACATCAAAAATCACGGTGAATGGCGTATTCCAAACGCGCAAATCCACCCTTATGTCATTTTCGACCAGAAGAAGTACGTCGAACTCAAGAGTGACAAGAACGCACCTTATCCAGAATTCTTGAAGCTGGTTATTGAGGCCGATGACATCAAAGAACTCGCCAAGGTGCTCGGAGTCAACGCCAAAACCTTGAAAGGCACAATCAAGGACTTCAATCGCTTCGCCAAAAAGGGACGTGACTATGCTTATAACCGTGACGGTGACACCTTAACAGCCTTTGATGATGAGGGTCCATACTATGCAATCGCCATGGTCCAAGGGTTGTTGAACACACAGGGTGGCCCTGTTCACAATGCTAAAACTGAAGTCGTCGACCCAGATGGCAACGTAATCCCTCACCTATATGCAGTCGGTGAACTTGGTAGTTTGATGGGACGTAAGTACAACGGTGGTAGCAACCTTGCCGAGAACCTTATCTTCGGTAAAATTGCCGGTGAACAAGCGGCTAAGATTAAGGCTCAAGTTGAAGTGCCTAACACAAATGGTGCTGGATCAACTGACGCAACTGCTGGTGCTAGTGAAAACGCAGCTCCCGTCAACAACGGAACTGCCGGATTAGGATCTGATGCTGTCGAAGAATCTTTTGAGACTGGTCCAAATCAATTTATCGGTAAATCAACTGCCGGTATGGGTAACGAAGTCGTTGTCCGTGTTACAGTTGATGATGACAATAACATCAAGGATGTTGAAGTTTTGAAGCAAAGTGAGTCTGAAGATTATGGACTCAAGGCTATCAAGGAACTTCCTAAAGAAATCGTTGCTAAAAATTCTGTTGATGTTGACTCAATTTCTGGCGCATCAGCTTCAAGTAACGCAATCAAAGAAGCCGTAACAAATGCACTAAAACTTGCAAAAAAAGTTACTGAATAA
- a CDS encoding type II toxin-antitoxin system RelB/DinJ family antitoxin has translation MKNVQVRISDELKMAADSIFDGLGTSTNEAIKIFLQMSVYAKGFPFEIKLPDTSTLNRISYSPNISKQKENGTTTIIEKTDKLGGFPKNWTAKTLTLKDNSGDGKVIADISYKRLDLTEGRSYSKYTFDGDFADVPDGDTKEVLETAIYRTDLGKKFYNGAILERFNIYQDDVSAMDRTKLFVETFVPYLVEHGLQSIAFRENHFYDAKTTHDRASLVIAFTNYGFLPMNSTDDYADAMSHLDFFDSIFN, from the coding sequence ATGAAAAATGTTCAAGTAAGAATTTCTGATGAGTTAAAAATGGCAGCAGATAGTATTTTTGATGGGCTGGGTACTTCAACAAATGAAGCAATAAAGATATTTCTTCAAATGTCTGTTTATGCAAAGGGATTTCCTTTTGAAATAAAACTACCGGATACTTCTACACTAAACCGGATTTCATATTCACCAAATATTTCGAAACAGAAAGAAAACGGAACAACAACGATCATTGAGAAAACAGATAAGCTAGGTGGATTTCCAAAAAACTGGACTGCTAAAACACTGACTCTTAAAGATAATTCAGGCGATGGGAAAGTGATTGCTGACATTTCATATAAAAGACTGGATTTAACTGAGGGTCGGTCATATTCGAAATATACGTTTGACGGAGATTTTGCCGACGTGCCTGATGGTGATACAAAAGAAGTATTGGAAACCGCTATATATCGCACTGATTTGGGGAAAAAGTTCTATAATGGGGCCATTCTGGAAAGATTTAATATATATCAAGATGATGTTAGTGCGATGGATAGAACTAAATTATTTGTTGAAACGTTTGTTCCTTATTTAGTTGAACACGGACTTCAATCTATTGCATTTCGAGAGAATCATTTTTACGATGCGAAGACCACACATGATAGGGCAAGTTTAGTCATTGCGTTTACCAATTATGGTTTCCTTCCTATGAATAGTACTGATGACTATGCAGATGCAATGTCTCACTTGGATTTTTTTGATAGTATATTTAATTAA
- the asnA gene encoding aspartate--ammonia ligase, with product MHIIKPKDYQPKLTTKQTQAAIRFIRETFQDEFGKELNLSRISAPMFLEKDTGLNDNLNGVEKAVSFEMKDMPGKTIEIVHSLAKWKRWALKHYDFQLGEGLYTNMNAIRKDEDLDNFHSIYVDQWDWEKVIRREDRTKETLESTVKQIFKVIKHMEHEVWYKFPEAVHHLPDEIHFVTSQELEDRWPDKTPRERENAIAKELGCVFIEQIGGALKSGQPHDLRAPDYDDWKLNGDIMFWYEPLDQAIEISSMGVRVDAKSMKEQLKITGQEQRLELPYHKMIEADELPFTIGGGIGQSRLCMLLLGKAHVGEVQASVWPEEYIEDCAKYNIHIL from the coding sequence ATGCATATTATTAAACCAAAGGACTATCAACCAAAGCTTACAACTAAGCAAACACAAGCTGCAATTCGTTTCATTCGTGAAACATTCCAAGATGAATTTGGTAAAGAACTAAACTTGTCACGTATTTCTGCACCAATGTTTCTTGAGAAGGACACTGGTTTAAATGATAACCTTAACGGTGTTGAAAAAGCCGTATCCTTTGAGATGAAAGACATGCCGGGGAAAACAATTGAAATCGTACACTCACTTGCAAAGTGGAAGCGCTGGGCTTTGAAACACTACGATTTCCAACTAGGCGAAGGTCTTTACACTAACATGAACGCTATCCGTAAGGATGAAGATTTGGATAACTTCCACTCAATCTACGTTGACCAATGGGATTGGGAAAAAGTTATCAGACGTGAAGATCGTACAAAAGAGACATTGGAGTCAACAGTTAAACAAATTTTCAAAGTAATCAAACACATGGAACACGAAGTATGGTACAAATTTCCCGAAGCAGTTCACCATTTACCAGATGAAATCCACTTCGTAACCTCACAAGAGCTCGAAGACAGATGGCCAGACAAGACACCAAGAGAACGCGAAAACGCCATTGCAAAAGAACTAGGCTGCGTATTCATCGAACAAATCGGTGGCGCATTAAAGAGTGGCCAACCACACGACCTACGTGCCCCTGACTACGACGACTGGAAATTAAACGGTGACATCATGTTCTGGTACGAACCACTGGACCAAGCCATCGAAATATCATCAATGGGTGTCAGAGTTGATGCCAAGTCAATGAAAGAACAACTCAAGATTACAGGACAAGAACAACGATTAGAGTTGCCATATCACAAGATGATCGAAGCAGACGAACTCCCATTCACAATCGGTGGAGGTATCGGACAATCACGATTGTGCATGTTGTTGCTTGGTAAAGCTCATGTTGGTGAAGTACAAGCTAGTGTATGGCCTGAAGAATACATTGAAGACTGTGCTAAGTATAATATTCATATTTTGTAA
- a CDS encoding dihydrofolate reductase family protein — protein MSRKVILFIAQTLDGYIAEVNGNIDFLTEDFDPDQEYDQMISHIDTVVMGRTTYDQVVNELSPDVYPYVDFQNYILTSRPGDDLDQFDYINFVNDDVVKLVEDLKKQSSDKDIWIVGGGSIVTPLVNANIIDTYQIGIVPVVLGNGIPLFSDKTNHTTLKLTSTKKVGGIAYLEYTK, from the coding sequence ATGTCGCGTAAAGTTATTTTGTTTATCGCCCAAACTTTAGATGGATATATTGCTGAAGTTAACGGTAATATCGATTTTCTCACGGAGGACTTCGACCCTGATCAAGAGTACGATCAGATGATTTCGCACATTGATACTGTTGTGATGGGGCGGACGACTTACGACCAGGTGGTTAATGAGTTGTCGCCGGATGTGTATCCTTACGTGGATTTTCAAAACTATATTTTGACGAGCCGTCCGGGGGATGACTTGGACCAATTTGATTACATCAATTTTGTGAATGATGATGTTGTGAAGCTGGTGGAGGACTTGAAGAAGCAGTCTTCTGACAAAGATATTTGGATCGTGGGTGGTGGAAGTATTGTCACTCCTCTGGTGAACGCTAATATTATCGATACTTATCAAATTGGTATTGTTCCAGTTGTGTTGGGAAACGGGATTCCACTGTTTTCTGACAAGACGAACCACACTACTTTGAAATTAACTTCCACTAAAAAAGTTGGCGGCATTGCCTACCTTGAATATACGAAATAA